One stretch of Holophagaceae bacterium DNA includes these proteins:
- a CDS encoding HAMP domain-containing histidine kinase, with protein sequence MKRLLRPWALFGLCLALGLGAMGWITHVALKTEKAEAETQRKAALEERVRLSLWFMDSTFALFLNPESSRPYFHYTAFHPAESAYSRKLVQLGSGDLLIPSPMLLMDDPLVLLRFQIDQDNHFTSPVVPEPALRKLAERLSSDPSRMAVGEARLDEVRHRLSRDTVLRAMTRQGLVLLPREQIRIMQAQPGREGPRSAAAKSSSPENQRPGSRVHLLSPYMVYEGAWTPFWQGRSLFLARQVWVGDRELLQCCWLDWPAVKELLMSTARDLLPSVDLAPTHPGDPSENGRTLSSLPVRVIPGTLKMPEADRRPARAALIFGWGCLLVGGLAGALVLRRAVRLSESRGAFASAVTHELRSPLTTFRLYTELLAHDMVPEEEKPSLMKTLLAETDRLDHLVKNVLAFARLESRRGASLETVPLAELLERPLPRLRERAQQAGMELILDLPQDLDPSLVHTDPLLVEQVLFNLVDNACKYASKAVDRRIHLEVSQEDRELHIRVRDHGPGIAGQDRRHLFQAFRKSAQKAARSAPGVGLGLALCQRLARSLGGDLAHEVAEPGACFLFRLPMGRVRS encoded by the coding sequence TTGAAACGCCTGCTGCGGCCCTGGGCCCTGTTCGGCCTCTGCCTCGCCCTCGGCCTGGGAGCCATGGGCTGGATCACGCACGTCGCCTTGAAGACGGAAAAAGCCGAGGCCGAAACCCAACGGAAGGCCGCGCTCGAGGAGAGGGTGCGGCTTTCCCTCTGGTTCATGGATTCGACCTTCGCGCTCTTCCTGAACCCAGAAAGCTCCAGGCCCTACTTTCATTACACCGCCTTCCACCCGGCGGAGAGCGCCTACAGCCGGAAGCTCGTCCAGCTAGGGTCGGGGGACCTCCTCATCCCCTCCCCCATGCTGCTCATGGATGATCCCCTGGTGCTGCTGCGCTTCCAGATCGACCAGGACAACCATTTCACTTCCCCGGTGGTGCCGGAACCGGCCTTGAGGAAATTGGCCGAACGCCTCAGCTCCGACCCCAGCCGGATGGCCGTCGGCGAAGCCAGGCTCGATGAAGTCCGGCACCGGCTGAGCCGCGACACGGTCCTCAGAGCCATGACCCGACAAGGCCTCGTCCTGCTCCCGCGCGAGCAGATCAGGATCATGCAGGCCCAACCGGGACGGGAAGGTCCAAGATCCGCGGCCGCGAAATCTTCCTCGCCGGAAAACCAGCGGCCTGGCTCCCGCGTCCATCTCCTGTCCCCCTACATGGTGTATGAAGGCGCCTGGACGCCTTTCTGGCAGGGTCGGTCGCTGTTCCTCGCCCGGCAGGTGTGGGTCGGCGACCGAGAGCTCCTGCAATGCTGCTGGCTGGACTGGCCTGCGGTGAAGGAGCTCCTCATGAGCACCGCCAGGGACCTGCTCCCTTCGGTGGACCTCGCCCCCACCCATCCCGGAGATCCTTCCGAAAATGGCCGCACCTTGAGTTCGCTGCCGGTGAGGGTCATTCCGGGGACGCTCAAGATGCCTGAGGCCGATCGCCGGCCCGCCCGCGCGGCGCTCATCTTCGGGTGGGGCTGCCTGCTGGTCGGAGGGTTGGCAGGCGCCCTGGTGCTGCGCCGTGCGGTGCGCCTGAGCGAGAGCCGGGGCGCCTTCGCCTCCGCGGTGACCCACGAGCTGAGATCGCCGCTCACCACCTTCAGGCTCTACACCGAGCTGCTGGCCCACGACATGGTCCCTGAGGAAGAAAAACCTTCGTTGATGAAAACCTTGCTCGCGGAAACGGACCGCCTGGACCACCTGGTGAAGAATGTCCTGGCTTTCGCCCGGCTGGAATCCCGCCGGGGCGCGAGCCTGGAAACCGTCCCGCTGGCGGAACTCCTGGAGCGCCCCCTGCCTCGGCTGCGGGAGCGCGCCCAGCAGGCCGGAATGGAATTGATCCTGGATCTGCCCCAGGACCTGGACCCATCGCTGGTCCACACGGATCCGCTCCTGGTCGAGCAGGTCCTGTTCAACCTGGTGGACAATGCCTGCAAATACGCTTCGAAGGCGGTTGATCGGCGCATCCATCTGGAGGTGTCCCAGGAAGACCGGGAACTCCACATCCGGGTCCGGGACCACGGACCGGGCATCGCGGGCCAGGACCGCCGCCACCTTTTCCAGGCCTTCCGGAAATCCGCGCAGAAGGCCGCCCGCAGCGCCCCCGGCGTAGGCCTTGGGCTCGCGCTCTGCCAGCGGCTCGCCCGGAGCCTGGGAGGAGACCTGGCCCACGAGGTGGCCGAGCCCGGCGCCTGCTTCCTGTTCCGCCTGCCGATGGGCCGCGTCAGAAGCTGA
- a CDS encoding response regulator transcription factor, whose protein sequence is MPKQRILVIEDDPAIRRGVLSSLRFNGYETIEAADDVAGLELARGEDYDLLLLDLNLPGGDGLEILRAVREHSKTVPVIILTARGEQEDRVKGLKLGADDYVVKPFGALELLARIEAVLRRSPSRPSESLEVAFPGGILDLGKRELRFEDGRVTPISERESELLAYLSRNAGRAISRDEILARVWHLNPDAVETRTVDMHIVRLREKLRDDGADPRIILTLRGRGYQFAEPPS, encoded by the coding sequence ATGCCGAAGCAACGCATCCTGGTCATCGAAGACGACCCCGCCATCCGCCGGGGAGTGCTGTCCAGCCTGCGTTTCAACGGCTACGAAACGATCGAGGCCGCGGATGATGTCGCCGGTTTGGAATTGGCCCGCGGGGAGGATTACGATCTGTTGCTCTTGGATCTCAATCTGCCCGGCGGAGATGGATTGGAGATCCTGCGGGCGGTCCGGGAGCACTCGAAAACCGTTCCGGTGATCATCCTCACCGCCCGGGGCGAGCAGGAGGACCGGGTCAAGGGACTCAAGCTCGGCGCCGACGATTACGTGGTGAAGCCCTTCGGCGCCCTGGAACTGCTGGCGCGCATCGAGGCGGTGCTGAGGCGCTCCCCGTCAAGGCCCTCGGAGTCCCTGGAAGTCGCCTTTCCGGGCGGCATCCTGGATCTGGGCAAGCGCGAGCTGCGCTTCGAGGATGGGCGCGTGACGCCCATCTCCGAGCGGGAATCCGAACTGCTCGCCTACCTCTCGCGCAACGCGGGCCGCGCCATCAGCCGCGACGAGATCCTGGCGCGGGTGTGGCATCTCAATCCCGATGCGGTGGAGACCCGCACCGTGGACATGCACATCGTGCGCCTCCGGGAAAAGCTCCGGGATGACGGCGCCGATCCGCGCATCATCCTCACGCTCCGCGGCCGCGGCTACCAATTCGCAGAGCCTCCCAGTTGA
- a CDS encoding VWA domain-containing protein: MRSSTRFALIPALVASAALPAFAQGAEAASDSGDKTLSPYFFVNSEDPSTEQLPLKSTSVKVEVAGVIADVRVTQVYKNQGQKPIEAVYVFPGSTRAAVHGMKMTIGTRVIQANIREKAAARQEYEQARQSGRTASLLEQQRPNVFQMNVANILPGDEIIVELSYTELLIPVEGTYEFVYPTVVGPRYAGAPGTSSSTGEKWVANPYTKAGEAPLSTFDMEVRLAAGMPIQKMVCGSHKTAIAYDGPSNADIKLDASESQGGNRDFILKYQLAGGQVQSGLLLHKGKEENYFLLMVQPPKRVAAVDMPAREYVFILDVSGSQAGFPLGISKTLMAEMISKLRPQDLFNVMVFEGTSAFWSPKGSRAGTPENLQQALAFVNSQNGGGGTELASALRKALALPRVSGISRSFVVSTDGYISADKQIFDLIRDNLGDANLFAFGIGSSVNRFLIEGMAHAGQGEAFVVTSQAQAPREAERFRAYVSSPALTNLKLVTSGFQTYDIEPPHLPDVLADRPVVCFGKWRGEPSGSLTLSGVGGHGPWKQQFNVAEATAGTGNAALRQLWARQRIQLLSDYNHFGETEERKREITSLGLTYNLLTAHTSFVAVDSEVRTKEGAPTSVTQPLPMPQGVPNSAVGSLAAMPVSRSSASMAALSPGVVKGASATVTVTAAAAHYEVSAICCAAMDFAEEEIIQPPAPRKSEKRAQRATEPPSFQIGKLSADREGVPLLRTAALVEQKMMELAKAGLLKDLPATFNLQLRVDASGAVTSVNFDRACGRAGQRLEARLLAWRFETWTVSGATVLNVPVHVNR, encoded by the coding sequence ATGAGGTCCAGCACTCGCTTTGCCCTGATTCCCGCCTTGGTCGCGTCCGCCGCGTTGCCGGCCTTCGCCCAAGGCGCCGAGGCCGCCTCGGACTCCGGTGATAAAACCCTTTCCCCCTACTTCTTCGTGAACAGCGAAGATCCATCCACCGAGCAGCTCCCGCTCAAATCCACCTCGGTGAAGGTGGAGGTGGCGGGAGTCATCGCCGACGTGAGGGTCACCCAGGTCTACAAGAACCAAGGCCAGAAACCCATCGAAGCGGTCTACGTGTTTCCAGGCTCCACCCGCGCGGCGGTGCACGGCATGAAGATGACCATCGGCACCCGGGTGATCCAGGCGAACATCCGCGAGAAAGCAGCGGCCCGGCAGGAATACGAGCAGGCCAGGCAGAGCGGGCGCACGGCTTCCCTGCTGGAACAGCAGCGCCCCAACGTCTTCCAGATGAACGTGGCCAACATCCTGCCCGGCGACGAGATCATCGTGGAGCTTTCCTACACGGAATTGCTGATTCCCGTGGAGGGCACCTATGAATTCGTGTATCCCACGGTGGTGGGGCCGCGCTACGCGGGCGCCCCCGGCACTAGTTCTTCCACCGGAGAAAAATGGGTGGCCAATCCCTACACCAAGGCGGGCGAGGCACCGCTTTCCACCTTCGACATGGAAGTGCGGCTTGCTGCGGGGATGCCCATCCAGAAAATGGTTTGCGGATCGCACAAGACGGCCATCGCCTACGATGGGCCTTCCAACGCGGACATCAAATTGGATGCCAGCGAGAGCCAGGGCGGCAACCGCGATTTCATCCTGAAATACCAGTTGGCCGGGGGCCAGGTCCAGTCGGGACTGCTGCTGCACAAGGGCAAGGAGGAGAACTATTTCCTGCTGATGGTGCAGCCCCCCAAGCGGGTGGCGGCCGTGGACATGCCCGCCCGTGAATACGTGTTCATCCTGGATGTCTCCGGCAGCCAGGCGGGTTTTCCCTTGGGGATCTCGAAAACCTTGATGGCCGAGATGATCAGCAAGCTGCGTCCACAAGACCTGTTCAACGTCATGGTGTTCGAAGGGACCTCGGCGTTCTGGTCTCCGAAGGGCTCCAGGGCTGGGACTCCGGAGAACCTGCAACAGGCTCTGGCGTTCGTGAACAGCCAGAACGGCGGCGGCGGCACCGAGCTGGCCAGCGCCCTTCGCAAGGCATTGGCGCTCCCCAGGGTGTCAGGCATTTCCCGCAGCTTCGTGGTTTCCACGGACGGCTATATTTCCGCGGACAAACAGATCTTCGATCTGATCCGCGACAACCTGGGCGATGCGAACCTCTTCGCTTTTGGCATCGGGTCTTCCGTGAATCGCTTCCTCATCGAGGGAATGGCGCACGCAGGACAGGGCGAAGCCTTCGTGGTCACGAGCCAGGCCCAGGCGCCGCGCGAGGCCGAGCGCTTCCGGGCCTATGTGTCGAGCCCCGCCCTCACCAATCTGAAACTCGTCACCAGTGGATTCCAGACCTATGACATCGAACCGCCGCACTTGCCGGACGTCCTGGCGGACCGTCCCGTGGTCTGTTTCGGGAAGTGGCGGGGCGAACCCTCGGGAAGCCTCACGCTTTCCGGTGTGGGCGGCCATGGTCCGTGGAAGCAGCAATTCAATGTGGCGGAAGCCACCGCGGGGACGGGCAACGCGGCCCTCCGGCAACTATGGGCACGGCAGCGCATCCAGTTGCTTTCGGACTACAACCACTTCGGAGAAACCGAGGAGCGCAAGCGCGAGATCACAAGCCTCGGCCTGACCTACAACCTGCTCACGGCCCATACCTCCTTCGTCGCGGTGGATTCGGAGGTCCGCACCAAGGAGGGCGCGCCCACCTCCGTCACCCAGCCACTGCCCATGCCCCAGGGCGTGCCGAACAGCGCGGTGGGAAGCCTTGCCGCTATGCCGGTTTCCCGCAGTTCCGCGAGCATGGCTGCGCTCTCGCCAGGCGTGGTCAAGGGAGCGTCGGCGACCGTCACTGTGACAGCTGCCGCGGCCCATTACGAAGTCTCCGCGATCTGCTGCGCGGCGATGGATTTTGCTGAAGAGGAAATCATCCAGCCGCCCGCGCCCCGCAAAAGCGAGAAGCGAGCGCAGCGGGCCACCGAACCGCCTTCTTTCCAGATCGGCAAGCTCAGCGCGGACCGCGAGGGCGTGCCCCTGCTCCGCACGGCGGCCCTGGTGGAACAGAAGATGATGGAACTGGCCAAGGCGGGACTGCTCAAGGACCTGCCAGCCACCTTCAACCTTCAGCTTCGCGTGGATGCGTCAGGCGCAGTCACCTCGGTCAATTTCGACCGCGCCTGCGGCCGGGCGGGGCAACGGCTGGAAGCGCGGCTCCTCGCCTGGCGCTTTGAAACCTGGACCGTGTCCGGCGCGACCGTATTGAACGTTCCCGTCCATGTGAACCGATGA
- a CDS encoding 3-oxoacyl-ACP reductase FabG, translated as MPFANPPLQGRVAFVTGSSRGIGRAIALELAIWGADVAVHGLKNADLAEQVAADIRAMGRKSIAVLADVSNKVAMSQCADRVKQELGSVDILVNNAGTRNDGPFILMADEKWEQVMNVNLKGTVLATKAFVRGMMSQKWGRIVNIVSPTGVVGMAGQTNYAASKGAIIALSKSLAREMAAFGVLVNCVNPGFIHTELTSDLTPEQIRELLGATILKRVGEPEEVAHVVAFLSSDWASYMSGQVVNVDGGLCP; from the coding sequence ATGCCCTTCGCCAACCCACCCCTTCAAGGCCGTGTGGCTTTCGTCACGGGTTCGTCCCGGGGCATTGGCAGGGCCATCGCCCTGGAGTTGGCCATCTGGGGCGCCGATGTGGCGGTGCACGGCTTGAAGAACGCGGACCTGGCGGAGCAAGTGGCCGCGGACATCCGCGCCATGGGCAGGAAATCCATCGCGGTGCTGGCGGATGTCAGCAACAAGGTGGCCATGAGCCAGTGCGCGGACCGCGTGAAGCAGGAACTGGGATCCGTGGACATCCTGGTGAACAATGCCGGGACGCGCAACGACGGCCCCTTCATCCTGATGGCCGACGAGAAGTGGGAACAGGTTATGAACGTGAACCTGAAAGGCACGGTTCTAGCCACCAAGGCTTTCGTGCGCGGCATGATGAGCCAGAAATGGGGCCGCATTGTCAACATCGTGAGCCCCACCGGCGTCGTCGGCATGGCGGGCCAGACCAACTACGCGGCGTCCAAAGGCGCCATCATCGCGCTTTCCAAGAGCCTGGCCCGGGAGATGGCCGCCTTCGGCGTCCTGGTGAACTGCGTGAACCCCGGCTTCATCCATACGGAATTGACCTCCGATCTCACCCCCGAACAAATACGTGAACTATTGGGCGCCACCATCCTAAAACGCGTCGGGGAGCCGGAAGAAGTGGCCCACGTGGTGGCCTTCTTAAGCAGCGACTGGGCCAGCTACATGAGCGGCCAGGTGGTGAACGTGGATGGGGGGCTATGCCCTTAG
- a CDS encoding RluA family pseudouridine synthase: MARLDKTWKAEVEDEALAAELHRVLEVSHRQAKGLLDASCVTVNGQAATKYGLRLKAGDTIAVRFDDSTIYKELPKAKRSAGGDFKVLFEDRHLLFVDKPAGLLTVPAEKGGDPNLADAITDSYRRRGFKRFDLFIVHRLDRFTSGVLVFGKTPEALHGLKAMFEEHKLTRVYKAILVGELPENSGTMTGHLVEHSKSLRMSVDKRGDTKGAKQAITHYRVLERLPGHTVVEVKLETGRRNQIRVQFADKGFPLLGDQVYGQESELIDRQALHAELLGFRHPVEEKNVTVTAPMPPDMEAALKVLRTASRVTRAEAGVKGEAGIFKPKITKARKEDRIHRAKVYRKGENTENFGAVPEFLGKEERPRRPRVAGARDSRPADRDARPAGPRKPADEGSGKEKDEASRYHQAKAPRPPRPAAPREGVEKKPRSTYAGARRAEGTGPAATRGPRPEREETPARSRYAGPRNDRPAGPRKERPTGGSKERPATPRGPRTAAPSTREASPKPRWTAEKREAAKRGKAPFKPASPKKKPRK; this comes from the coding sequence ATGGCGCGTTTGGATAAGACTTGGAAAGCCGAGGTTGAAGACGAAGCTTTAGCGGCAGAGCTGCACCGGGTGCTGGAAGTCAGCCATCGGCAGGCCAAGGGCCTGCTGGATGCTTCTTGCGTGACCGTCAACGGGCAGGCTGCCACGAAGTATGGATTGCGGCTCAAGGCCGGAGACACCATCGCCGTGCGGTTCGACGATTCCACCATCTACAAGGAACTGCCCAAGGCCAAGCGGAGCGCGGGTGGGGATTTCAAAGTGTTGTTCGAGGACCGCCATCTGCTCTTCGTGGACAAGCCCGCGGGCCTGCTCACGGTGCCCGCGGAAAAGGGCGGCGATCCCAACCTTGCGGACGCCATCACGGACTCCTACCGCCGCCGAGGCTTCAAGCGTTTTGATTTATTTATCGTGCACCGCCTGGACCGCTTCACCTCCGGCGTGCTGGTCTTCGGCAAGACTCCCGAGGCGCTGCACGGGCTCAAGGCCATGTTCGAGGAACACAAGCTGACCCGTGTCTACAAGGCGATCCTGGTGGGCGAACTGCCCGAGAACAGCGGCACCATGACCGGCCATCTGGTGGAGCATTCCAAATCCCTGCGCATGTCCGTGGACAAGCGCGGCGACACCAAGGGCGCCAAGCAGGCCATCACCCACTATCGCGTGCTGGAGCGGCTCCCCGGCCATACGGTGGTCGAGGTAAAGCTTGAAACCGGCCGCCGGAACCAGATCCGGGTCCAGTTCGCGGACAAGGGATTTCCGTTGCTCGGGGACCAGGTCTACGGCCAGGAGAGCGAGCTTATCGACCGCCAGGCGCTGCATGCCGAGCTGCTGGGATTCCGCCATCCGGTGGAAGAGAAGAACGTCACGGTCACGGCCCCCATGCCACCGGATATGGAAGCAGCCCTGAAGGTCCTGCGCACCGCCTCCCGCGTCACCCGCGCGGAAGCCGGGGTGAAAGGCGAGGCGGGCATCTTCAAACCCAAAATCACGAAGGCCCGCAAGGAAGACCGGATCCACCGGGCCAAGGTCTACCGGAAGGGTGAGAACACCGAGAATTTCGGCGCTGTGCCGGAATTTCTCGGCAAAGAAGAACGGCCCCGGCGGCCAAGGGTGGCGGGCGCCCGGGATTCACGCCCGGCCGACCGCGATGCGCGCCCCGCGGGACCGCGGAAGCCAGCGGACGAAGGATCAGGAAAAGAAAAGGACGAAGCATCTCGATATCACCAGGCTAAAGCGCCGCGCCCCCCCCGCCCCGCGGCTCCCCGCGAGGGTGTTGAAAAGAAGCCCCGCAGCACCTACGCGGGAGCCCGCCGGGCCGAAGGAACCGGCCCCGCTGCAACGCGTGGCCCCCGCCCGGAAAGGGAAGAAACCCCCGCCCGCAGCCGTTACGCCGGCCCCAGGAATGACCGCCCAGCGGGTCCGCGAAAAGAGCGGCCGACGGGCGGCTCTAAGGAACGGCCTGCCACTCCGCGCGGCCCCAGAACCGCCGCTCCGAGCACGCGGGAAGCGAGCCCCAAACCGCGCTGGACCGCTGAAAAGCGCGAAGCCGCCAAACGCGGCAAGGCTCCATTCAAACCTGCGTCTCCCAAGAAAAAGCCCCGCAAGTAG
- a CDS encoding uracil-DNA glycosylase family protein yields MLVGEAPGPRGADQSGIPFWGDRAGKIVYQTLARAGLAEVPEAAWESWDGKVLKERGLAPILQGSALGNAYPICPTKDGQTFRAPTDAELRSPENLARIRGDVARAASLCPARLKIIALGKRAQWLFGRLVDAPEFELHVLPHPSAQGLLQGAPNKGKGLHLADLESAWRARLAELLSVS; encoded by the coding sequence ATGCTTGTGGGCGAAGCGCCGGGTCCCAGGGGGGCGGATCAATCCGGCATACCGTTTTGGGGTGACCGGGCCGGCAAAATTGTCTACCAAACCCTTGCCAGGGCAGGCCTTGCCGAGGTTCCCGAAGCGGCCTGGGAATCCTGGGATGGCAAGGTCCTGAAAGAGCGCGGCCTGGCACCCATCCTCCAGGGTTCGGCTTTAGGCAATGCCTACCCGATCTGCCCAACCAAGGACGGCCAGACCTTCCGGGCTCCCACCGATGCCGAATTGAGATCTCCAGAAAATCTGGCCCGCATCAGGGGCGATGTGGCCCGGGCGGCCTCGCTTTGCCCGGCCCGGCTCAAGATCATCGCCCTGGGCAAAAGGGCCCAATGGCTCTTCGGCAGGCTCGTGGATGCCCCGGAGTTCGAACTGCACGTCCTGCCCCACCCATCCGCCCAAGGACTGCTCCAGGGCGCCCCGAACAAAGGCAAGGGGCTCCATCTGGCGGACCTGGAATCAGCCTGGCGGGCCCGGCTGGCGGAGCTCCTGAGCGTTTCTTAA